A single window of Rubrobacter aplysinae DNA harbors:
- a CDS encoding PLP-dependent cysteine synthase family protein, protein MITRIKNGAAVRPTDLVGNTPLLELSGISRETTGVNILAKAEMYNPGGSVKDRPALWMIRDGEQTGALTPDKTILDATSGNTGIAYAWIGAALGYDVRLCMPSNASEERKKILRAYGVETVLTDPGEGSDGAIREAQRLYAEEPDRYFYPDQYSNEANARAHYESTGPEIWDDTAGEVTHFVAGLGTSGTFMGTSRRLKEYNPEIKVISFEPDSPFHGLEGMKHMGSAIVPSIYDPTVADENRGTATEDAYAMVKRLAREEGILVGISAGAAVHTALQVAKEIQEGTVVTVLCDGADKYLSESFWEED, encoded by the coding sequence ATGATTACTCGGATTAAAAACGGGGCCGCCGTCCGGCCGACCGATCTGGTCGGCAACACGCCGCTTCTGGAGCTCTCCGGCATCAGCCGGGAGACCACCGGGGTAAACATCCTGGCCAAGGCCGAGATGTACAACCCGGGAGGTTCCGTGAAGGATCGTCCCGCCCTGTGGATGATCCGGGACGGCGAGCAGACCGGCGCCCTGACACCGGACAAGACGATACTGGACGCCACCAGCGGCAACACCGGGATAGCCTATGCCTGGATCGGGGCCGCCCTGGGATACGACGTAAGGCTGTGCATGCCGTCGAACGCCAGCGAGGAGCGCAAGAAGATCCTGCGCGCCTACGGTGTGGAGACGGTGCTCACCGATCCCGGCGAGGGCTCTGACGGCGCGATCCGGGAGGCCCAGCGCCTCTACGCCGAGGAGCCCGACCGCTACTTCTACCCGGATCAGTACTCCAACGAGGCAAACGCCCGCGCCCACTACGAGTCCACCGGGCCGGAGATCTGGGACGACACCGCCGGGGAGGTCACCCACTTCGTCGCGGGACTCGGGACGAGCGGCACCTTCATGGGCACCTCGCGTCGGCTAAAGGAGTACAACCCGGAGATAAAAGTCATCTCCTTCGAGCCGGACTCGCCGTTCCACGGGCTGGAGGGTATGAAGCACATGGGCAGCGCCATCGTGCCCAGCATCTACGACCCAACGGTGGCCGACGAGAACCGGGGTACGGCGACCGAGGACGCCTACGCGATGGTAAAGCGGCTGGCGCGCGAGGAGGGCATATTGGTCGGCATCTCCGCCGGGGCCGCCGTCCACACCGCGCTACAGGTTGCGAAGGAGATACAAGAGGGCACGGTCGTCACCGTCCTGTGCGACGGGGCCGACAAGTACCTCTCCGAGAGCTTCTGGGAGGAGGACTAG
- the moeB gene encoding molybdopterin-synthase adenylyltransferase MoeB — protein MPNIKIPTPLRQYTNNNSEVQVGGGTAGEALGNLASEHPDLQNHLYTGDGKLRSFVNVYKGDEDIRFLDGQETEVADNDELSIIPSIAGGVQSPIKGAEEVELSNEEIQRYSRHLIMPEVALEGQKKLKSARVLTIGAGGLGAPLAMYLAAAGVGTIGIVDADVVDESNLQRQIIHGTSDVGVSKLESARQSIENINPNVNVETFEEALTSDNALRIFEDYDIIVDGTDNFPTRYLVNDACVLSGKPNVYGSIFRFEGQASVFYAEEGPCYRCLYPEPPPPGLVPSCAEGGVLGILPGMIGMVQATETVKLILGEGNPLIGRLMLYDALGMSFREMKLRKDPDCPVCGENPTVTELIDYEDFCGIPQATAAEEEAAKSIPEISVTELKDKLDNGENINVLDVRESHEYEVANLGESVTRLIPVGELPNHIDELDKNENFAVHCKTGARSARAVQLLQEAGFENVYNVTGGITAWSEEIDPSVPKY, from the coding sequence ATGCCGAACATCAAGATTCCGACGCCGCTGCGGCAATACACGAATAACAACTCCGAGGTGCAGGTCGGCGGCGGCACCGCCGGGGAGGCGCTTGGGAACCTCGCCAGCGAGCACCCCGATCTGCAGAATCACCTGTACACCGGCGACGGCAAGCTCCGTTCGTTCGTGAACGTGTACAAGGGCGACGAGGACATCCGCTTTTTGGACGGCCAGGAGACCGAGGTCGCGGATAACGACGAGCTCTCTATCATCCCGTCAATCGCAGGCGGCGTGCAGAGCCCGATCAAGGGCGCCGAGGAGGTCGAGCTCTCCAACGAGGAGATACAGCGTTACAGCCGCCACCTCATCATGCCCGAGGTCGCCCTCGAAGGGCAGAAGAAGCTGAAGTCTGCCCGCGTGCTGACCATCGGCGCCGGCGGGCTCGGCGCGCCACTGGCTATGTATCTTGCCGCGGCGGGTGTGGGGACCATCGGGATCGTGGACGCCGATGTGGTCGACGAGTCGAATCTGCAGCGCCAGATCATCCACGGCACATCCGACGTCGGCGTCTCCAAGCTCGAGAGCGCCCGGCAGAGCATCGAGAACATAAACCCGAACGTGAACGTCGAGACCTTCGAGGAGGCGCTCACCTCAGATAACGCCCTGCGCATCTTCGAGGACTACGACATCATCGTGGACGGGACGGACAACTTCCCGACCCGCTACCTGGTGAACGACGCCTGCGTTCTGTCGGGCAAGCCGAACGTGTACGGCTCGATCTTCCGCTTCGAGGGTCAGGCCAGCGTGTTCTACGCCGAGGAAGGCCCCTGCTACCGTTGCCTCTACCCCGAGCCGCCGCCCCCCGGCCTCGTGCCGAGCTGCGCCGAAGGCGGCGTGCTCGGAATCCTGCCGGGCATGATCGGCATGGTCCAGGCGACGGAGACGGTCAAGCTCATACTCGGCGAAGGCAATCCGCTCATCGGGCGGCTCATGCTCTACGACGCCCTGGGGATGAGCTTCCGCGAGATGAAGCTCCGCAAGGACCCGGATTGCCCCGTGTGCGGCGAGAACCCGACCGTGACCGAGCTCATAGACTACGAGGACTTCTGCGGCATCCCGCAGGCCACGGCAGCCGAAGAGGAGGCCGCGAAGAGCATACCCGAGATCTCGGTCACCGAGCTCAAGGACAAGCTGGATAACGGCGAGAACATCAACGTGCTCGACGTGCGCGAGAGCCACGAGTACGAGGTCGCGAACCTGGGCGAGAGCGTGACACGCCTGATCCCGGTCGGCGAGCTCCCGAACCACATAGACGAGCTGGACAAGAACGAGAACTTCGCCGTCCACTGCAAGACCGGCGCCCGCAGCGCCCGGGCCGTGCAGCTCCTGCAGGAGGCGGGCTTCGAGAACGTCTACAACGTTACGGGCGGCATCACCGCCTGGTCCGAGGAGATAGACCCGAGCGTCCCCAAGTACTAG
- a CDS encoding Mov34/MPN/PAD-1 family protein has protein sequence MALKIGAADMDHIHEHAREAYPEECAGVLVGTDDGGKKVVVEAWRADNTHEGERERRFLIEPLKIKELEEAARGRDLDILGFYHSHPDHPAEPSEYDRDHAWPYYSYIITSVSGDEIKDTNSWLLRDDRSGYDLEQVVE, from the coding sequence TTGGCGCTCAAGATCGGCGCGGCCGACATGGATCATATCCACGAACACGCCAGAGAGGCGTACCCTGAGGAGTGCGCCGGGGTGCTCGTCGGCACGGACGACGGTGGGAAGAAGGTCGTCGTGGAGGCGTGGCGCGCCGACAACACCCACGAGGGCGAGCGGGAGCGGCGGTTTCTCATAGAGCCCTTGAAGATCAAGGAGCTCGAGGAAGCAGCCCGCGGACGAGACCTGGACATCCTGGGCTTCTATCACTCACACCCGGACCATCCGGCCGAGCCCTCGGAGTATGACCGGGATCACGCGTGGCCCTACTACTCATACATAATCACCTCGGTCTCGGGAGATGAGATAAAGGACACGAACTCGTGGCTCTTGCGCGACGACCGATCCGGCTACGATTTGGAGCAGGTCGTAGAATAG
- a CDS encoding chlorite dismutase family protein, which translates to MTTTTGDTHTQAQGQTEEEQPLPAQYINYVFFKLDPEWHKLPEEERELGKQEFLEVAESHSGGLLLRSYSLMGLRADADFMLWRIGYDLDAFERLTTALMKTGLGKHLTPAYSYFGLSRRSIYVGEHTPGWENKRYIIPGEGDYLFVYPFVKTRSWYQLPVDERQRMMNEHMHIGRKHYPVKNNTAYSFGIDDYEFILSFEAESPEKFQDLMMELRESKASAYTELDTPIFTCRRRTLDEVLDSLG; encoded by the coding sequence ATGACCACCACGACCGGAGACACGCACACCCAGGCCCAGGGCCAGACCGAGGAGGAGCAGCCGCTCCCGGCGCAGTACATAAACTACGTTTTCTTCAAGCTCGACCCCGAGTGGCACAAGCTACCCGAGGAGGAGCGCGAGCTCGGCAAGCAGGAGTTCCTCGAGGTAGCCGAGAGCCACAGCGGCGGCCTGCTGCTCCGCTCCTACTCCCTGATGGGCCTGCGGGCGGACGCCGACTTCATGCTGTGGCGCATCGGCTACGACCTCGACGCCTTCGAGCGGCTGACGACCGCCCTGATGAAGACCGGCCTCGGCAAGCACCTCACGCCCGCCTACTCCTACTTTGGCCTCTCGCGGCGCTCCATCTACGTCGGCGAGCATACCCCGGGCTGGGAGAACAAACGCTACATCATCCCCGGCGAGGGCGACTATCTTTTCGTCTACCCATTCGTCAAGACCCGCTCGTGGTACCAGCTACCCGTGGACGAGCGCCAGCGCATGATGAACGAGCACATGCACATAGGCCGCAAGCACTACCCGGTAAAGAACAACACCGCCTACTCCTTCGGCATAGACGACTACGAGTTCATCCTATCCTTCGAGGCGGAGTCGCCCGAGAAGTTCCAGGATCTGATGATGGAGCTGCGCGAGTCCAAGGCCAGCGCCTACACCGAGCTCGACACCCCTATATTTACCTGCCGCCGGCGCACGCTCGATGAGGTCCTCGACTCTCTGGGCTGA